Proteins from a genomic interval of Candidatus Nomurabacteria bacterium:
- a CDS encoding peptide chain release factor N(5)-glutamine methyltransferase, with translation MSKKITLEEWLIKARASTLKSNPHAPEQIAGKILKLNKTQITSKSSEIFLTNKNKLKLDNLLGKLLAGRPLATVLHSTQFHNINLKVNKRVLSPRAETEDLVEYAIKNIPKNSKVFDIGTGTGAIGLSLAKARPDLKVTLTDISNKTLNLTKLNARINNTTTVKYKKTNLIKNIDQKDLKESFFLANLPYVNKNWPDIKNKRLKHEPHSALFAGDNGLQIIKNFLNQLTNQEIITKNNWVLLEHDPKQYNDLKNFCKKLSLTTKQISNFITLVELA, from the coding sequence ATGAGTAAAAAAATAACCCTTGAAGAGTGGCTCATAAAAGCACGTGCGTCTACCTTAAAAAGCAATCCTCACGCACCAGAACAGATAGCTGGAAAAATTCTTAAACTTAATAAAACTCAAATTACTAGCAAAAGTAGTGAAATATTCTTAACAAATAAAAACAAACTAAAACTAGATAATTTACTCGGTAAATTACTTGCTGGAAGGCCTCTTGCTACAGTTCTCCACTCTACCCAGTTTCATAATATAAATCTCAAAGTAAACAAGCGAGTACTATCTCCAAGAGCAGAGACTGAAGATCTAGTAGAATACGCCATAAAAAACATACCTAAAAACTCAAAAGTTTTTGATATTGGCACAGGAACTGGAGCAATTGGTCTAAGCCTTGCAAAAGCTCGTCCCGATCTTAAAGTAACTCTTACAGACATTAGTAATAAAACGCTAAACTTAACAAAACTAAATGCTCGAATTAACAATACTACCACTGTAAAGTACAAAAAAACCAACCTGATCAAAAATATTGATCAAAAAGATTTAAAAGAATCATTTTTTTTAGCTAACTTACCATATGTAAATAAGAATTGGCCAGATATTAAAAATAAAAGACTAAAACATGAGCCCCACTCTGCTCTTTTTGCTGGCGATAATGGACTACAAATTATAAAAAACTTTTTAAACCAATTAACTAATCAAGAGATAATTACTAAAAACAATTGGGTTTTATTAGAGCACGACCCCAAACAATATAATGACTTAAAAAACTTCTGTAAAAAACTTAGTTTAACAACAAAACAAATCTCCAACTTTATAACTCTAGTTGAACTAGCTTAA
- a CDS encoding methyltransferase domain-containing protein translates to MNIQKEFVSRAGKKLQHALDEFEIEVEGLICADFGCNLGGFTDCLLQNGAEKIYSIDTSKNCLEWNLRNNQKIVVLEKTNAMHVTLPEEVDLIVSDVAWTKQEKILPAIKSNLKKMD, encoded by the coding sequence ATGAATATTCAAAAAGAGTTCGTCTCTAGAGCAGGAAAAAAATTACAGCATGCTTTAGATGAATTTGAGATTGAAGTAGAGGGTCTAATCTGTGCAGACTTTGGGTGCAATCTCGGAGGGTTCACGGATTGCCTCCTCCAGAACGGAGCTGAGAAGATCTACTCAATAGATACCTCTAAGAACTGCTTGGAATGGAATCTTAGAAATAACCAAAAAATAGTAGTCTTAGAAAAAACCAATGCTATGCATGTGACTCTCCCTGAGGAAGTAGATCTAATAGTATCCGACGTAGCCTGGACTAAACAAGAAAAAATTCTCCCAGCAATTAAGTCAAATCTAAAAAAAATGGATTAG
- a CDS encoding S1 RNA-binding domain-containing protein has product MAKTMDELLSGSTSVEPLKDGQIITAKVIDVRGKRLSLDLGPYGLGVVPRRELGFGKSFELGDEIEAMVMDADGDSGQVLMSVRRAHRDKGWAVVEEAFKDGTVIEVVPVDCNKGGLLVDLDGAKGFLPVSQLSASNYPKLSGSQDKSAIADSIKSLIGKPMQVKVIAFDRDENKLIFSEREANDKTASASLENFKIGDVVKAKITGIVEYGAFVETDGAEGMVHISELSWKRVASPEDVVKVGDEVELKVISLENNRLGLSLKQMSKDPWEDEVSGFKIGDVVKAKVTRITPFGAFVQVTPSVEALVHISEVGDGEGSEPEQVFKLDSEQEFEIIDINNETRRMFLGLPGSLANKKEKSSASKSKEKSEEE; this is encoded by the coding sequence ATGGCAAAAACAATGGATGAACTTCTTTCTGGATCAACTTCGGTTGAACCTTTGAAGGATGGACAGATTATAACAGCAAAAGTAATTGATGTAAGAGGAAAAAGACTAAGTTTAGATCTTGGTCCTTACGGACTAGGCGTGGTACCTAGAAGAGAGCTTGGTTTTGGTAAGAGCTTTGAACTTGGTGATGAAATTGAGGCTATGGTCATGGATGCTGACGGTGATAGTGGTCAAGTTTTAATGAGCGTAAGACGAGCTCACAGAGATAAGGGATGGGCTGTAGTTGAAGAGGCTTTTAAAGATGGAACTGTTATCGAAGTTGTACCTGTAGACTGCAACAAAGGTGGTCTTCTTGTTGATCTTGATGGAGCTAAAGGCTTCTTACCAGTAAGTCAGCTTTCTGCAAGTAATTATCCTAAATTGTCTGGAAGTCAGGATAAGTCAGCAATTGCTGATAGTATTAAGTCTCTTATTGGTAAGCCTATGCAGGTTAAAGTTATTGCATTTGATCGCGATGAAAATAAGTTGATTTTCTCCGAGCGTGAGGCTAATGATAAAACTGCTAGTGCAAGTTTAGAAAACTTTAAGATTGGTGATGTTGTTAAAGCAAAAATTACTGGCATTGTTGAGTATGGTGCTTTTGTTGAAACAGATGGAGCTGAAGGAATGGTCCATATCTCTGAGCTTTCTTGGAAGAGGGTGGCATCTCCAGAAGATGTTGTAAAAGTTGGTGATGAAGTAGAGCTGAAAGTTATTTCACTTGAGAACAATCGACTAGGATTAAGCTTAAAGCAGATGAGCAAAGATCCATGGGAAGATGAAGTAAGTGGATTTAAGATTGGTGATGTTGTTAAAGCAAAAGTCACAAGAATTACTCCATTTGGTGCTTTTGTGCAGGTAACTCCATCTGTTGAGGCACTTGTACATATTTCTGAAGTTGGAGACGGTGAAGGAAGCGAACCGGAGCAAGTCTTTAAGCTCGATTCTGAGCAAGAGTTTGAAATTATCGATATTAATAATGAAACTCGAAGAATGTTCTTAGGGCTTCCTGGGTCTTTGGCTAATAAAAAAGAAAAATCTAGCGCTTCTAAATCTAAAGAGAAGTCTGAAGAAGAGTAG
- the prfA gene encoding peptide chain release factor 1 yields the protein MTEAQILKYKSYREELENLKTELSSPDAFNDPKISQKNRRLSELEEIVTCFSDIEETEKQIQEAEEIIQSKDSELSEMARQEKLDLEEKLTNLSNQLRLLLVPKDPNDSKNAIIEVRAGAGGDEASLFASELVRMYLRWCENNNLKAELISSTPSESGGIKDSSIEVKGVDAYGKLKFEAGVHRVQRIPVTESAGRIHTSTATVAIMPEAEETDIEIKQSDLRIDVFRSSGNGGQSVNTTDSAVRITYLPTGLVVTCQDEKSQIKNKDKAMKVLRSRLLQIKLDQEQSELSSKRRELIGSGDRSEKIRTYNFPQDRVTDHRIGYSRSNIQGFMDGDVDDLFTKLKEAEVELIENE from the coding sequence ATGACTGAAGCACAGATATTAAAATACAAATCTTACCGAGAAGAATTAGAGAACTTAAAAACAGAACTCTCTTCTCCCGACGCGTTTAACGACCCGAAAATTTCACAAAAAAACCGTCGTTTAAGTGAGCTAGAAGAAATAGTGACATGTTTTTCGGATATAGAAGAGACTGAGAAACAAATTCAAGAAGCCGAAGAAATAATTCAGTCAAAAGATAGCGAACTATCAGAAATGGCTCGACAAGAAAAGTTAGATCTAGAAGAAAAACTTACTAACCTAAGTAATCAACTAAGACTACTGCTTGTCCCAAAAGATCCAAATGATTCTAAAAACGCTATTATCGAAGTTCGGGCTGGCGCTGGCGGAGATGAAGCTAGTCTATTCGCCTCAGAGTTAGTCAGAATGTATTTACGTTGGTGTGAAAATAATAATTTAAAAGCTGAACTAATTTCTTCAACTCCTTCAGAATCCGGCGGAATTAAAGACTCATCAATTGAAGTCAAAGGAGTAGATGCATACGGAAAGTTAAAATTCGAAGCCGGAGTCCACCGAGTACAAAGAATTCCAGTTACAGAGTCTGCCGGAAGAATACATACTTCTACGGCAACTGTCGCAATAATGCCAGAAGCTGAAGAAACTGACATTGAGATAAAACAATCAGACTTAAGAATAGACGTTTTTAGAAGTAGCGGAAACGGTGGTCAGAGCGTAAACACCACCGACTCTGCAGTTAGAATAACATACTTGCCTACTGGATTAGTTGTCACTTGCCAAGACGAAAAATCACAAATCAAAAATAAAGATAAAGCCATGAAAGTGCTTAGATCTCGCCTTTTACAAATAAAACTAGACCAAGAACAATCAGAGCTTAGCTCAAAAAGAAGAGAGCTTATTGGGTCAGGTGACAGAAGTGAAAAAATTAGAACCTATAACTTTCCTCAGGATAGAGTTACAGACCATAGAATTGGTTATAGTCGCAGTAATATTCAAGGTTTCATGGACGGCGATGTAGATGATCTCTTCACAAAACTAAAAGAAGCCGAAGTAGAACTTATCGAAAATGAGTAA
- the gyrB gene encoding DNA topoisomerase (ATP-hydrolyzing) subunit B, translating to MAKGDYDSSQIQVLEGLDPVRKRPGMYIGSTGYDGVHHLIKEIADNCIDEAIAGYGTKVLITILADGGIRVEDDGRGIPTDKHEKTGKSALETVLTVLHAGGKFGDGGYKISSGLHGVGSSVVNALSTKLVAEVKRDGKLHRMEFATGIPQGEMKVVGKAEGTGTTITFWPDFSIFEKINWDYDWVVNYIRHQAYLTKGLYAEVKDERTQAGRAFYFEGGISSYVRHLNFGKELVQEDIFYVQKKVEDVEVEVAVQYTDAYTEQVLSFANNVPNPEGGTHLTGFRTALTRVVNDYARKNSLLKEKEENLSGEDVREGLTAIILVKIPDPQFEGQTKNKLGNPEVRGYVEQVFAEYFSYYLEENPNSAKKIIGKSLLAARARKAARAARDNIIRKGVLDGASMPGKLADCSTKDRTKAELFIVEGNSAAGSAKDGRNSDHQAILALRGKVLNVERARMDKMLANKEIVDLIKAIGTGLGEQFDLAGLRYDKIIIMTDADVDGAHISTLLLTLFFRHFRELVDNGHIYIAQPPLYGLRKGKKLNYLFTDEEKDAMIEDLIKERKSKGAEIDPNQDKIKQAGVEVNRYKGLGEMDADQLFDTTMDPEKRVLLKVSIDDAERADAVFSKLMGDEVDMRKKFIESQAKFVKDLDI from the coding sequence ATGGCTAAAGGCGATTATGATTCGAGTCAGATTCAAGTTCTTGAGGGCTTAGATCCGGTTCGTAAGCGTCCGGGAATGTACATTGGTAGTACCGGTTATGACGGTGTCCATCATCTGATTAAAGAAATTGCCGATAACTGTATTGATGAGGCTATCGCTGGTTATGGGACTAAGGTTCTAATAACAATTCTAGCCGATGGTGGAATCAGAGTTGAGGATGATGGTCGAGGTATACCAACTGATAAGCACGAGAAAACTGGCAAGAGTGCTCTTGAAACAGTACTAACAGTTCTTCACGCTGGAGGTAAGTTCGGCGATGGTGGCTATAAGATTTCATCTGGTCTTCACGGTGTAGGATCTTCTGTAGTAAACGCTCTTTCAACTAAACTTGTTGCCGAGGTTAAAAGAGACGGTAAATTACACCGAATGGAGTTCGCGACTGGTATACCTCAGGGAGAAATGAAAGTTGTTGGAAAAGCTGAGGGCACAGGTACAACAATTACTTTCTGGCCAGACTTTTCTATTTTCGAGAAAATCAACTGGGACTATGATTGGGTAGTTAATTACATTAGACATCAGGCTTATCTAACTAAAGGTTTATACGCAGAAGTAAAAGATGAGCGCACTCAAGCTGGCAGAGCTTTCTATTTTGAAGGGGGAATTAGCTCTTATGTTAGACACTTAAACTTTGGTAAGGAGTTGGTCCAAGAAGATATTTTCTATGTTCAAAAGAAGGTCGAAGATGTTGAGGTTGAAGTCGCAGTGCAGTATACAGATGCTTACACTGAGCAAGTACTTTCATTTGCCAACAACGTCCCTAACCCTGAAGGTGGAACTCATCTAACTGGCTTTAGGACCGCTTTAACAAGAGTAGTTAATGATTATGCCCGCAAGAATAGTTTACTAAAAGAAAAAGAGGAGAACTTAAGTGGAGAGGATGTCCGTGAGGGTCTAACCGCTATTATCTTAGTAAAGATTCCTGACCCACAGTTCGAAGGACAAACTAAGAATAAGCTTGGTAACCCAGAGGTGAGGGGTTATGTTGAACAAGTTTTTGCAGAATACTTCTCTTATTATCTAGAGGAGAATCCAAATTCTGCTAAAAAGATTATCGGTAAATCTTTGCTTGCGGCTAGGGCGCGCAAAGCAGCACGTGCGGCTCGGGATAATATCATCCGTAAGGGAGTTCTTGATGGTGCCTCAATGCCAGGTAAATTAGCTGACTGCTCTACCAAGGATAGAACAAAGGCAGAGCTGTTTATAGTAGAGGGTAACTCTGCGGCAGGATCTGCTAAAGACGGCCGTAACAGTGACCACCAGGCTATTCTTGCCCTAAGAGGTAAGGTATTAAATGTTGAGAGAGCTAGAATGGACAAAATGCTGGCCAATAAAGAGATTGTTGATCTTATTAAAGCTATTGGAACCGGTCTCGGGGAGCAATTTGATTTAGCCGGCTTAAGATACGACAAAATCATTATCATGACGGATGCAGATGTTGATGGAGCCCACATTTCCACACTTCTTTTAACTTTATTCTTCAGACACTTTAGAGAATTAGTTGATAATGGGCATATTTATATTGCTCAACCACCACTTTACGGCTTAAGAAAGGGTAAGAAATTGAATTATTTATTCACTGATGAAGAAAAAGACGCTATGATTGAGGACTTGATTAAAGAGAGAAAGTCTAAGGGTGCTGAGATTGATCCTAATCAAGATAAGATTAAGCAAGCTGGAGTAGAAGTCAACAGGTATAAGGGTCTAGGAGAAATGGATGCTGATCAACTTTTTGACACTACTATGGACCCTGAAAAAAGAGTATTATTAAAAGTTTCTATTGACGATGCTGAAAGAGCAGATGCTGTATTTAGCAAATTAATGGGTGATGAAGTTGATATGAGAAAGAAGTTTATTGAATCTCAGGCTAAGTTTGTTAAGGATCTAGATATTTAG
- a CDS encoding ATP-binding protein, which produces MAIFIGYRNTSREFKNYERGLKMVSLMIHLPPSSEDIEGGGRDKRDVVEETIAPAEVMYNILASTTSKGFKANFYGQKHVGFEIIAVNNTINYYVAAPVSLIDVITQAVTSAYPSARIEEVEEHNLFNAVGKIGGTIGGEIHLAKEFAYPIATFQETKRDTMQSLLNSLISLNKQDGVGLQILVRPANENWAKTAKGVASRKKKGEKSKKGLSVANIPVKQVVQAPWKVPDWGDKKDDKPKDLSGTEQAIVDAIENKTQYPGFEVLMRIVVSSNTSARAQSILNNLTATLALYNAEGRNGLKFSAAKDIEKFITAFIFRFFPQEMNKDVLNSIELATIFHLPDQKNTPTSQLQRQASKQVDGPSNMPTEGQLMGFNLYRGIKKEVRITAEDRLRHMYIVGQTGTGKSTLLKNLMLQDMLDGKGFAYLDPHGQDIEDIMGMVPKNRVDDVVYFSPNELDNPVGLNLFEFPPEHPEQKDFLIQEAISMLYELYDPNRQGMMGARFEQLFRNAALTAMADPQGGTIIDLPKLFVDKDYLESKLKYVTAPDILEFWRKEMPASAKSSDHGELISWFASKIGAFRTNEMMRNIVGQVHSGIKIREAMDEGKLVFINLNKGKTGDINAKLLGMIFLTKFTAAAMSRNTQDKENLRPFTLYVDEFQNFLTDSVKTILSEARKYKLSIVMANQYVGQLTEEIKNAVFGNVGSLISLRTGPEDADTLVKQFEPVFSADDLIKMPNLNGAVKMLVGGVPSNPFTMFIPFPEKKSNPQIATALKRLSASKYSRPKAEIEKEIYERMKDKETLSPTASAQADISTMKPKSFLDDFLAKKGTGGGPKEARTVQPTQYPQQPVQTSVQPAQSTDSGEFSVR; this is translated from the coding sequence TTGGCAATTTTTATTGGTTATAGAAACACAAGCCGAGAGTTTAAAAACTATGAACGTGGTTTGAAGATGGTTTCTTTAATGATCCACTTACCACCATCCAGTGAAGATATCGAAGGGGGAGGAAGAGACAAGAGAGATGTTGTGGAGGAAACAATAGCACCAGCGGAAGTGATGTACAATATACTCGCTAGTACAACCTCTAAAGGTTTTAAAGCAAATTTTTATGGTCAAAAACATGTCGGATTTGAGATCATAGCTGTTAATAATACTATTAACTATTATGTTGCTGCTCCTGTTTCTTTAATTGATGTTATAACTCAAGCAGTGACTAGTGCTTATCCATCTGCGAGAATAGAAGAAGTTGAAGAACATAACTTGTTCAATGCGGTAGGTAAGATTGGGGGAACAATAGGAGGAGAGATACATCTGGCTAAGGAGTTCGCTTACCCAATAGCTACTTTCCAGGAAACTAAAAGAGATACAATGCAGTCACTTCTTAACTCTCTAATATCTCTTAATAAGCAAGACGGTGTGGGATTACAAATATTAGTAAGGCCTGCTAATGAAAACTGGGCTAAAACCGCAAAAGGTGTTGCTAGCAGAAAAAAGAAGGGTGAAAAAAGTAAAAAAGGACTTTCAGTCGCGAACATTCCGGTTAAACAAGTTGTTCAGGCTCCTTGGAAGGTGCCGGATTGGGGAGATAAAAAAGATGACAAGCCAAAAGACCTTTCTGGAACAGAGCAAGCTATTGTAGATGCTATTGAGAATAAAACCCAGTACCCTGGGTTTGAAGTCTTAATGAGAATCGTTGTAAGCTCTAACACATCTGCTAGGGCTCAATCTATACTAAATAATCTAACTGCAACTCTTGCTTTATATAACGCGGAAGGTAGAAATGGCTTAAAGTTCAGTGCTGCTAAAGATATTGAGAAATTTATCACTGCTTTTATATTTAGATTCTTCCCTCAGGAAATGAACAAAGATGTTTTAAATAGTATTGAGTTGGCCACAATATTCCATCTGCCTGATCAAAAAAATACTCCAACTTCACAACTTCAGAGGCAGGCCTCTAAACAAGTGGATGGTCCTTCTAATATGCCAACTGAAGGCCAGCTGATGGGATTCAACTTATACAGGGGTATTAAGAAAGAGGTCAGAATTACAGCAGAAGATAGACTGCGTCACATGTATATAGTTGGTCAGACAGGTACGGGTAAATCGACACTTCTTAAGAACTTAATGCTCCAAGACATGCTTGATGGTAAAGGATTTGCTTATTTGGATCCTCATGGTCAGGACATTGAAGACATTATGGGCATGGTCCCAAAGAACAGGGTAGATGATGTAGTTTACTTCTCTCCTAATGAGCTTGATAATCCAGTTGGGCTCAACTTATTTGAATTCCCTCCTGAGCATCCTGAGCAGAAAGACTTCTTAATTCAAGAAGCTATTAGTATGCTTTATGAACTCTATGATCCAAACCGTCAGGGTATGATGGGGGCACGCTTTGAGCAGCTATTCAGAAATGCAGCTTTAACTGCTATGGCTGATCCTCAGGGAGGAACTATTATTGATCTACCGAAGCTATTTGTAGATAAAGACTATTTAGAGAGTAAATTGAAGTATGTAACAGCCCCAGATATTCTGGAATTCTGGCGAAAGGAGATGCCAGCATCTGCTAAATCTAGTGATCATGGTGAGCTTATTTCGTGGTTTGCCAGTAAGATTGGGGCCTTTAGAACTAATGAGATGATGAGGAACATCGTCGGGCAGGTTCATAGCGGAATTAAAATTCGTGAGGCGATGGATGAAGGTAAACTAGTCTTTATTAATCTTAATAAGGGTAAGACTGGAGATATTAATGCAAAACTTTTAGGTATGATCTTCTTAACTAAGTTCACTGCAGCAGCAATGAGTAGAAACACTCAAGATAAAGAAAATCTGAGGCCATTTACGTTGTATGTAGATGAGTTCCAAAACTTCTTAACTGACTCTGTTAAGACAATTTTATCCGAGGCAAGAAAGTATAAGTTAAGTATTGTTATGGCTAACCAATATGTTGGTCAGTTAACTGAGGAGATTAAGAATGCTGTATTTGGTAACGTTGGATCTTTAATATCACTTAGAACAGGTCCTGAAGATGCTGATACGTTAGTAAAGCAGTTTGAGCCAGTATTTTCAGCAGATGATCTTATTAAGATGCCAAACTTGAATGGAGCAGTAAAAATGCTTGTAGGTGGCGTGCCCTCTAATCCATTTACGATGTTTATACCATTCCCAGAGAAGAAGTCTAATCCGCAAATAGCTACGGCTTTAAAGAGACTGTCTGCCTCTAAATATTCAAGACCAAAAGCAGAGATCGAGAAAGAGATTTATGAAAGAATGAAAGATAAGGAGACTTTAAGTCCTACAGCAAGCGCACAGGCCGATATAAGCACAATGAAGCCAAAATCCTTCTTAGATGACTTCTTAGCAAAAAAAGGTACAGGTGGTGGCCCTAAAGAAGCGAGAACAGTGCAGCCAACCCAATATCCACAGCAACCAGTTCAAACTTCTGTACAGCCAGCTCAATCGACTGATAGTGGTGAATTCTCGGTTAGGTAA
- the gyrA gene encoding DNA gyrase subunit A: protein MDGDKDLTNIEEHEQVQQGIPLLADAQDVAPGNILGASVEKEMENRFLQYSMSVIVSRALPDVRDGLKPVHRRILFTMNDKGIRSSGKTKKSAEIVGEVMGKYHPHGDGAIYDAMVRLAQTWSLRYPLVIPQGNFGSMDGDEAAASRYTEAKMHQHAELMLEDLEKDTVDFTDNYSGEYQEPTVLPAKLPNLLINGQMGIAVGMATNIPPHNLSEVVDATTMMIDNPDSTVEDLGTVIHGPDFPTGGVIYGKKSVQQAFATGRGGVICRGIAEVTQGKTGRSQIIISEIPYAVNKATLIQKIADLVNEKKIVGIADVRDHTSRGEVKIVIDLKKDAYPKKILNQLYKLTPLQTTFHYNTLALIDGIQPKVLSLPEVLTEHIKHRQIVVRRRTEFELRKAKARAHILEGLMIALDHIDEVIKVIRASKTTEEARDSLMSKFKLSEIQAGAILEMQLRRLTGLERAKIEEELAELNKLIAKLEKILADEKEILKIIKDELAQIKEKYGDERKTKFIPQELDGFSEEDLIPNEEVAITITGQDYIKRALLADYRKQNRGGKGKRGMGVKDADVVKQLVVGGTHDNLLFFTSKGRVLQTKAYEVPSVGPNAKGTPIVNLLNLQPEESVTAVLNMSSVEHAKYLFMATINGVIKRSKLEDYKNIRNNGIIAIKLDDGDALNWVALTDGDREVILSTADGQALRFSENEVRPMGRSARGVKGMRLRPGDSIVGMDIVVESSTIVVISANGYGKKTKVDQFTAHKRGGVGIKTAIVNDKTGKIVDVKSVTSSASELMMISESAQVIRLSLNDVPSLGRTTQGVRVMRLSDGDKVAGFEVVQESLDGSDEEENSSLDLK from the coding sequence ATGGATGGTGATAAAGATTTAACTAATATAGAAGAGCACGAGCAGGTTCAGCAGGGGATTCCTTTACTTGCTGATGCTCAAGATGTAGCTCCTGGTAATATACTTGGTGCGAGTGTTGAGAAAGAAATGGAAAACCGTTTCTTGCAATACTCAATGAGTGTTATTGTGTCTCGTGCCTTACCGGATGTAAGAGATGGACTCAAGCCTGTACATCGTAGAATTCTTTTCACAATGAATGATAAAGGTATTCGTTCATCCGGAAAGACTAAAAAGAGTGCTGAGATTGTTGGTGAAGTTATGGGTAAGTATCACCCTCACGGTGACGGAGCTATATATGATGCTATGGTCCGTTTAGCTCAGACTTGGTCGCTAAGGTATCCATTAGTAATTCCTCAGGGTAACTTCGGATCTATGGATGGAGACGAAGCAGCGGCTTCTAGGTATACAGAGGCTAAAATGCACCAGCATGCTGAATTGATGCTTGAAGATCTGGAAAAAGATACAGTTGATTTCACTGATAACTACTCTGGAGAATACCAAGAACCGACAGTACTACCTGCTAAACTTCCGAATTTACTAATCAATGGACAGATGGGGATTGCAGTAGGTATGGCCACTAATATTCCTCCGCATAACCTGTCAGAAGTTGTAGATGCCACAACGATGATGATTGATAATCCTGACTCTACTGTTGAAGATTTGGGTACTGTTATTCATGGTCCTGACTTCCCGACTGGTGGTGTTATTTATGGTAAAAAGTCTGTTCAGCAGGCTTTTGCAACTGGTCGTGGTGGCGTTATTTGTAGGGGTATTGCAGAAGTTACTCAGGGGAAGACTGGTCGATCTCAAATAATAATAAGCGAAATTCCTTATGCTGTTAATAAAGCTACTTTGATCCAGAAGATTGCAGATTTAGTCAACGAAAAGAAAATTGTAGGTATTGCTGATGTAAGAGACCATACTTCAAGGGGTGAAGTTAAGATAGTCATTGATCTTAAAAAGGACGCTTATCCGAAGAAGATTTTGAATCAGCTATATAAGTTAACACCTTTGCAAACTACTTTCCATTACAATACTTTAGCACTTATCGATGGAATCCAGCCGAAAGTTTTAAGCTTGCCAGAGGTACTAACAGAGCATATTAAGCATAGACAAATTGTAGTTAGAAGAAGGACCGAATTTGAGCTTAGAAAAGCCAAGGCACGGGCTCATATTTTAGAAGGTCTGATGATTGCTCTTGATCATATTGATGAAGTAATTAAAGTAATCCGAGCTAGCAAGACTACTGAAGAGGCTCGAGATAGCTTGATGTCTAAGTTTAAGCTTAGTGAGATTCAGGCTGGAGCAATTTTAGAAATGCAATTAAGGCGCCTTACTGGATTAGAGCGAGCTAAGATTGAGGAAGAACTTGCTGAGTTAAATAAGTTGATTGCTAAGCTAGAAAAGATACTTGCAGATGAAAAAGAAATTCTAAAGATTATTAAAGATGAACTAGCTCAGATTAAAGAGAAGTATGGAGATGAGCGTAAAACTAAGTTTATCCCACAAGAGCTTGATGGCTTTAGCGAAGAAGATCTAATTCCTAACGAAGAGGTCGCTATAACCATTACTGGCCAGGATTATATTAAACGAGCTTTGCTTGCTGATTACAGAAAGCAAAACAGGGGCGGTAAAGGTAAGCGTGGTATGGGAGTCAAGGACGCCGATGTAGTTAAGCAGCTAGTAGTGGGGGGAACTCATGATAATTTATTATTCTTTACGAGTAAGGGAAGGGTTCTGCAGACTAAAGCATACGAAGTGCCGAGTGTTGGCCCAAATGCCAAAGGGACTCCTATTGTTAATTTGCTGAACTTACAACCAGAAGAGAGTGTAACGGCTGTATTAAACATGAGTTCTGTTGAGCACGCTAAATATCTCTTCATGGCTACTATCAATGGAGTGATTAAGAGGAGTAAGTTAGAGGACTATAAGAATATTAGGAATAATGGGATTATCGCTATTAAATTAGATGATGGGGATGCACTTAATTGGGTAGCTCTAACAGATGGAGATAGAGAAGTTATACTTTCGACGGCTGATGGTCAGGCCTTAAGGTTCAGTGAGAATGAGGTACGTCCAATGGGTCGCTCTGCTAGGGGTGTTAAGGGTATGAGACTACGTCCTGGAGACTCAATTGTAGGGATGGATATTGTTGTGGAGAGCTCAACAATTGTAGTGATATCTGCAAACGGTTATGGAAAGAAAACTAAAGTAGACCAGTTTACTGCGCATAAACGCGGTGGGGTGGGTATAAAAACAGCTATTGTGAATGATAAGACTGGGAAGATTGTTGATGTTAAGTCTGTAACTAGCTCGGCAAGTGAGCTGATGATGATTTCTGAATCTGCACAAGTAATCCGACTTTCTTTAAACGATGTACCGAGTTTAGGGAGAACTACTCAAGGGGTAAGAGTAATGCGACTTTCTGATGGAGATAAAGTAGCTGGCTTTGAAGTGGTACAGGAGTCATTAGACGGTAGTGATGAAGAAGAGAACAGCTCACTAGATCTTAAATAG